One stretch of Oncorhynchus clarkii lewisi isolate Uvic-CL-2024 chromosome 3, UVic_Ocla_1.0, whole genome shotgun sequence DNA includes these proteins:
- the LOC139405605 gene encoding iroquois-class homeodomain protein irx-1-like, with protein MSFPQLGYPQYLSASQAVYGGDRPGVLTPSSRGGSSELAGNQSAAAAAVTSVLGMYANPYTAHNYSAFLPYSSADLALFSQMGSQYELKDSPGVHPGSFAAHTSPAFYPYGQFQYGDPARPKNATRESTSTLKAWLNEHRKNPYPTKGEKIMLAIITKMTLTQVSTWFANARRRLKKENKVTWGARSKEDEDGNIFGSDNEGDAEKNDDEEEIDLESIDIDKIDDNDGDQSNEEDDDKPEGRERNRELDSLEKRRAFALQHEAFDKSKNSISSGKELSDSNSNTRVVSPDRQGSFQLPVNNKPKIWSLAETATSPDSSVKSTSPSGPTGHTPPQMQHPAFLPSHGLYTCQIGKFHNWTNGAFLGQNSLLNVRSFLGVNQHHHHNLHLQTQLQQQQASVLVSPGASPQLSPKHIDRENVVRSASPPTQSLKSSFRPLHDGPRTQQEAPQLVLTALSSA; from the exons ATGTCTTTCCCCCAGTTGGGCTACCCTCAGTACTTAAGTGCCTCCCAAGCGGTGTACGGCGGGGATCGCCCGGGGGTCCTGACTCCGTCGTCCCGGGGAGGGAGTTCTGAGTTAGCGGGAAACCAGTCGGCTGCTGCGGCTGCAGTCACCTCGGTGTTGGGCATGTACGCAAACCCCTACACTGCACACAACTACAGCGCATTCCTGCCTTACAGCAGCGCAGACCTGGCTCTGTTCTCTCAAATG GGCTCCCAGTACGAGCTGAAGGATAGTCCTGGCGTGCACCCCGGCAGCTTCGCGGCCCACACCTCGCCAGCTTTCTACCCTTACGGTCAGTTCCAGTACGGGGACCCGGCCAGGCCCAAGAACGCGACCCGGGAGAGTACCAGCACGCTGAAGGCCTGGCTCAATGAGCACAGGAAGAACCCCTACCCCACCAAGGGAGAGAAGATCATGTTGGCCATCATTACTAAGATGACCCTGACGCAGGTGTCCACCTGGTTCGCTAACGCCAGAAGGAGGTTGAAGAAGGAGAACAAGGTGACGTGGGGAGCCAGGAGTAAAGAGGACGAGGATGGAAACATCTTCGGCTCCGACAACGAGGGAGACGCGGAGAAGAACGATGACGAGGAGGAGATCGATCTAGAGAGCATCGATATAGACAAGATAGACGACAACGATGGAGATCAGAGCAATGAGGAGGACGATGATAAACCGGAGGGCAGAGAGCGAAACCGAGAACTGGACAGTCTGGAGAAACGGCGGGCCTTCGCTCTGCAGCACGAGGCCTTCGACAAATCTAAGAACTCAATTTCCTCCGGGAAGGAACTTTCTGATAGCAACAGCAACACCAGAGTTGTGTCCCCGGACAGACAGGGAAGTTTTCAGCTCCCAGTGAACAATAAGCCTAAAATCTGGTCGTTAGCTGAGACGGCTACCAGTCCTGATAGTTCTGTCAAGTCCACCTCTCCCTCCGGCCCTACCGGTCACACCCCGCCTCAGATGCAACACCCAGCCTTCCTGCCCTCTCACGGACTATACACCTGTCAGATAGGCAAGTTCCATAACTGGACCAACGGAGCTTTCCTGGGGCAGAACTCTCTGCTCAATGTCCGGTCGTTTCTAGGAGTTAATCAGCACCATCATCATAACCTCCACTTACAGACCcagctgcagcagcagcaggcctCGGTGTTGGTGTCGCCTGGAGCCTCGCCACAACTCAGCCCCAAGCACATAG ACCGTGAAAACGTTGTAAGAAGTGCCTCTCCTCCAACGCAATCTCTGAAGTCCTCATTCAGACCCCTTCATGATGG CCCCAGGACTCAGCAAGAAGCCCCGCAGCTGGTTCTAACGGCCCTCTCCTCGGCTTGA